One Mycolicibacterium fortuitum subsp. fortuitum genomic window carries:
- a CDS encoding HugZ family protein, with the protein MTRDHGDPGDAPSVPPPLTEVIEGARPSAAEEARTVAASTNAGTLASLTADGDPWASFITYGLLAGQPVLCVSNMAEHCRNLAGDPRASISIVAPDAGSDPLASSRITLAGVAERPVGDELAAARQAHLDGVASARYYIDFSDFSLWVLRVQRVRWVGGYGRMDSTTGEAYAEAEPDPVSPHAAGAIEHLNADHADSLADMARALGGYPDTTSAVCTGADRYGLDLRVTTERGIAYTRVGYAAPIGSYGELRAATVELAQRAQA; encoded by the coding sequence GTGACTCGCGATCATGGCGACCCAGGTGATGCCCCTTCGGTTCCTCCCCCGTTGACGGAGGTGATCGAGGGGGCACGTCCGTCTGCAGCCGAAGAAGCCCGCACGGTCGCCGCGTCGACGAATGCCGGCACCCTGGCGTCCCTCACCGCCGACGGTGACCCGTGGGCGTCGTTCATCACCTACGGGCTGCTGGCAGGGCAACCGGTCCTGTGTGTCTCGAACATGGCCGAGCACTGTCGCAACCTCGCCGGCGACCCTCGCGCCAGCATTTCGATCGTCGCCCCCGACGCCGGTTCGGATCCCTTGGCCAGCAGCCGGATCACGCTGGCCGGCGTGGCTGAACGTCCGGTCGGCGACGAACTCGCCGCGGCCCGCCAGGCCCACCTCGACGGAGTCGCCTCGGCCCGCTATTACATCGACTTCAGCGACTTCTCACTGTGGGTGTTGCGGGTGCAGCGCGTGCGATGGGTCGGCGGTTACGGCCGGATGGACTCGACCACCGGGGAGGCCTACGCCGAGGCCGAGCCCGATCCGGTCTCACCTCACGCCGCGGGCGCGATCGAACATCTCAACGCCGACCACGCCGATTCGCTGGCCGACATGGCCCGCGCCCTCGGCGGCTATCCCGACACGACCTCGGCGGTATGCACCGGTGCGGACCGCTACGGTCTGGATCTACGGGTCACCACCGAGCGCGGGATCGCCTACACGCGGGTCGGCTACGCCGCGCCGATCGGCTCGTACGGCGAGTTGCGGGCGGCCACAGTCGAGTTGGCCCAGCGGGCTCAGGCTTGA
- a CDS encoding orotate phosphoribosyltransferase — MPERPETWQAAFDLIRTRGYEHREEPFRLASGQLSHDYIDGKFAIDTGERMAIVSRAVADLAAASGIEFDAVGGLTMGADPLAHGVAMVTGKAWFSVRKEQKSRGREQWIEGTRLEPGTRVLLVDDVISTGGSTEIAYERVTSVGAVVTGVIPMVDRGDIATGRFAKRGVPFAALVTYRDLGIEPVKDV, encoded by the coding sequence ATGCCTGAGCGCCCGGAGACCTGGCAAGCCGCCTTCGACCTGATCCGCACCCGCGGCTACGAGCACCGCGAGGAACCGTTCCGGCTCGCCAGCGGGCAGCTGAGCCACGACTACATCGACGGCAAGTTCGCCATCGACACCGGCGAGCGGATGGCGATCGTCAGCCGCGCGGTCGCCGATCTGGCTGCCGCCAGCGGCATCGAGTTCGACGCCGTCGGCGGCCTCACCATGGGCGCCGACCCGCTGGCCCATGGTGTGGCGATGGTGACCGGCAAGGCCTGGTTCTCGGTGCGCAAGGAACAGAAGTCACGCGGCCGCGAGCAGTGGATCGAAGGCACCCGGCTCGAACCCGGTACCCGCGTGCTGCTGGTCGACGACGTGATCAGCACGGGTGGCTCCACCGAGATCGCCTACGAACGCGTCACCTCCGTCGGAGCCGTCGTCACGGGCGTCATCCCGATGGTCGACCGCGGCGACATCGCCACGGGACGCTTCGCCAAGCGCGGCGTCCCGTTCGCCGCGCTGGTCACCTACCGCGATCTGGGCATCGAACCCGTCAAGGACGTCTGA
- a CDS encoding ABC transporter ATP-binding protein, with protein sequence MSLGAGVRVELRDLTRTYGNVHALDGLSLSIEPGELVALLGPSGCGKTTALRILAGLEEASSGAVLVGGRDISSVPANKRDMGMVFQAYSLFPHLTVLDNVAFGLKMRGKSKQDRLFRAADMLDLVGLSAHKGKYASELSGGEQQRVALARALAIEPRVLLLDEPLSALDAKVRSQLRDEIRRVQLEVGTTTLFVTHDQEEALAVADRVGVMSHGKLEQLATPAVLYARPSTPFVAEFVGLHNKVRARVSGGRARLLGAELPTLPGSITAGAGIAMVRPEAVRVRADPDGPAVVESVSFLGPTSHVYMTLPDGSLIHAQLPSSRARAFRPGVVVSLALERAPVLVVQLRRP encoded by the coding sequence ATGAGTCTCGGGGCCGGTGTGCGCGTCGAACTTCGCGACCTCACGCGCACTTACGGCAACGTCCACGCACTCGACGGTCTGAGTCTGTCCATCGAGCCGGGGGAGTTGGTGGCCCTGCTCGGGCCGTCGGGGTGTGGCAAGACCACGGCATTGCGAATCCTGGCCGGCTTGGAGGAGGCCAGCTCCGGGGCAGTGCTCGTCGGCGGCCGCGACATCAGCTCGGTGCCTGCGAACAAGCGAGATATGGGCATGGTGTTCCAGGCCTACAGCCTGTTCCCGCACCTGACCGTGTTGGACAACGTCGCATTCGGTTTGAAGATGCGCGGAAAGTCCAAGCAGGACAGGCTATTTCGCGCCGCTGACATGCTCGACCTGGTGGGCTTGTCGGCGCACAAGGGCAAGTACGCCAGTGAGTTGTCCGGCGGTGAGCAGCAGCGGGTGGCGCTGGCCCGTGCCCTGGCCATCGAGCCGAGGGTGTTGCTACTCGACGAGCCGCTGTCCGCGCTCGATGCCAAGGTGCGGTCCCAACTGCGCGACGAGATCCGGCGGGTGCAGCTCGAAGTGGGCACCACGACCCTGTTCGTCACGCACGACCAGGAGGAGGCTCTGGCGGTTGCGGACCGGGTCGGGGTGATGAGCCACGGCAAACTCGAGCAGCTCGCCACTCCCGCCGTGCTCTATGCCCGGCCGTCGACGCCGTTCGTCGCCGAATTCGTCGGTTTGCACAACAAGGTGCGGGCGCGGGTGTCGGGCGGCCGTGCCCGGTTGTTGGGTGCGGAGTTGCCGACGCTGCCGGGGTCGATCACTGCCGGGGCGGGTATCGCGATGGTGCGACCCGAAGCGGTCCGGGTGCGTGCCGACCCGGACGGACCGGCGGTGGTGGAGTCCGTGTCGTTCCTGGGGCCCACCTCGCACGTCTACATGACGCTGCCGGACGGCTCGCTGATCCACGCACAGCTGCCCAGCTCACGCGCCCGCGCGTTCCGCCCCGGTGTCGTGGTCAGCCTCGCGCTGGAGCGTGCCCCGGTGCTGGTGGTCCAGCTCAGACGTCCTTGA
- a CDS encoding ABC transporter permease — translation MNRATRITLLVLFGLFFLFPLYAMADFSTRNLIAGGRTAAAWRNLVTDEELYHAIVVSLLLAVFTVIAMLVLLVPTMIWVRVRARWAARVVEFLCLLPLTIPALVIVVGLRNVYLWVTYLLGESALTLTFVYVVLVLPFAYRAIDSALSAIDLQTLSEAARSLGAGWLSTIARVIVPNIWSGILSAAFISIAVVLGEYTVASLSGFDTLPVQIVAIGKSDGPTSVAASLATLLLGFALLLILAVLTRGRRRTLGVQP, via the coding sequence ATGAACCGCGCCACCCGGATAACGCTCCTGGTGTTGTTCGGCCTGTTCTTCCTGTTCCCCCTCTATGCCATGGCCGATTTCTCCACCCGCAACCTGATCGCCGGTGGCCGCACCGCTGCGGCCTGGAGAAACCTGGTGACCGACGAGGAGCTGTATCACGCCATCGTGGTCTCGCTGCTGCTCGCGGTGTTCACCGTCATCGCCATGCTGGTCTTGCTGGTGCCGACGATGATCTGGGTGCGCGTGCGGGCCCGCTGGGCCGCGCGGGTGGTGGAATTTCTGTGCCTGCTGCCGCTGACCATCCCGGCACTGGTGATCGTGGTGGGGCTGCGCAACGTGTACCTCTGGGTCACTTACCTGCTCGGCGAATCGGCGCTCACCTTGACGTTCGTCTACGTGGTGCTGGTGCTGCCGTTCGCGTACCGGGCAATCGATTCCGCGCTGTCGGCGATCGACCTGCAGACGCTGTCGGAGGCCGCCCGGTCGCTGGGGGCCGGTTGGTTGTCGACGATCGCCCGGGTGATCGTGCCCAACATCTGGTCCGGAATCCTGTCGGCGGCCTTCATCTCGATCGCCGTGGTGCTCGGTGAATACACCGTCGCCTCGTTGAGCGGCTTCGACACGCTGCCGGTTCAGATCGTGGCGATCGGCAAGAGCGACGGCCCGACGTCGGTGGCGGCCTCGCTGGCCACACTGTTGCTCGGATTCGCTCTGTTGTTGATCTTGGCGGTGCTCACGCGGGGCCGCCGCCGGACGTTGGGAGTTCAGCCATGA
- a CDS encoding ABC transporter permease: MPGSTTRRDLRADIRDALPLLPFVAVVTVFLIVPTVTVIVMAFFADGSFSLDRIAALFTGTALTALAKSIVLSASTALIGAVLGAVLAWLIVSSPHASMVRRAVLALCSVLAQFGGVALAFAFLATIGLNGVLTLWVKENLGWDLAGSGWLYGLGGLILVYSYFQIPLMVIVFLPALEGLREQWREAAVSLGASRWQYLREVAVPLLTPAFWGSALLLFANAFAAYATAAALVSQGSPIVPLLIRAALTSEVVLGQSGFAYALACEMIVVVAAVMIAYNALVRRTARWLK; this comes from the coding sequence ATGCCGGGCAGTACTACTCGTCGGGATCTACGAGCCGACATCCGTGACGCGCTGCCACTGCTGCCGTTCGTGGCGGTGGTGACGGTGTTCCTGATCGTCCCGACGGTGACGGTGATCGTCATGGCGTTCTTCGCCGACGGATCCTTCTCGCTGGATCGGATTGCCGCGCTGTTCACCGGTACCGCGTTGACGGCTCTGGCCAAGAGCATTGTGCTGTCGGCCAGTACCGCACTGATCGGGGCGGTACTGGGCGCGGTGCTGGCCTGGCTGATCGTCAGCAGCCCGCACGCGTCGATGGTTCGGCGCGCAGTGCTGGCCCTGTGCAGCGTGTTGGCTCAGTTCGGCGGCGTGGCACTGGCTTTCGCCTTCCTGGCCACCATCGGGCTCAACGGTGTGCTGACCCTGTGGGTCAAGGAGAACCTCGGCTGGGATCTGGCTGGCTCCGGCTGGCTGTACGGACTCGGCGGGTTGATCCTAGTGTACAGCTACTTCCAGATCCCGTTGATGGTGATCGTCTTCCTGCCCGCCCTCGAAGGACTGCGCGAGCAGTGGCGCGAGGCCGCAGTCAGTCTCGGCGCATCACGGTGGCAGTACCTGCGGGAGGTCGCGGTGCCGTTGCTGACCCCGGCATTCTGGGGGTCGGCGTTGTTGTTGTTCGCCAACGCCTTTGCCGCCTACGCCACCGCGGCCGCGCTGGTCAGCCAAGGCAGCCCGATCGTGCCGTTGTTGATCCGCGCCGCCCTGACCAGCGAGGTGGTGCTGGGGCAGTCCGGCTTCGCCTATGCCCTGGCATGCGAGATGATCGTCGTCGTCGCCGCGGTGATGATCGCCTACAACGCGCTGGTGCGCCGGACGGCGAGGTGGCTCAAATGA
- a CDS encoding ABC transporter substrate-binding protein: MITSRIVTASAALAASTLVAVGLAACAPPERDAAGGKTDTGVKVAEARSAADFGGMDKLIEAAKAEGELNVIALPPDWANYGAIIKAFEEKYGIEVNSAQPDGSSQEEINAANQQKGKSTAPDVFDLGQSVALANTSMFAPYKVATFDDIQENLKDPDGTWVNDYGGFMSIGFDSTKVPPITSVEDLLKPEYHGKVALNGDPTQAGAAFAGVLMAAVAQGGSADDIAPGVQFFEKLNDVGNFLPLDPTPATIESGQTPVVIDWNYLNGTESQKVPGWQVMVPHEALVAGYYYQAINKDAPHPAAARLWQEFLFSDEGQNLYAKGGVRPVRADKMILAGTADRAAFGQLPPIDGPVTVATQAQTDVANRYLADNWAKAIG, from the coding sequence ATGATCACGTCCCGGATCGTGACAGCATCTGCGGCTCTGGCCGCATCGACACTCGTCGCGGTGGGTCTGGCGGCGTGCGCGCCACCGGAGAGGGATGCCGCCGGCGGCAAGACCGATACCGGCGTCAAGGTCGCCGAGGCCAGATCTGCGGCCGATTTCGGTGGGATGGACAAGCTGATCGAGGCGGCCAAGGCCGAAGGCGAACTCAATGTCATTGCGTTGCCGCCGGATTGGGCCAACTACGGCGCGATCATCAAGGCGTTCGAGGAGAAGTACGGCATCGAGGTGAACTCGGCGCAGCCCGACGGATCAAGTCAGGAAGAGATCAACGCGGCCAATCAGCAGAAGGGCAAGAGCACCGCACCCGACGTGTTCGACCTGGGACAGTCCGTCGCCCTGGCCAACACCTCGATGTTCGCTCCCTACAAGGTCGCCACGTTCGACGACATCCAGGAGAACCTCAAGGACCCGGACGGTACCTGGGTCAACGACTACGGCGGCTTCATGTCCATCGGCTTCGATTCGACGAAGGTGCCGCCGATCACCTCCGTCGAAGACCTACTCAAGCCCGAGTATCACGGCAAGGTCGCGCTCAACGGGGACCCGACGCAGGCCGGCGCCGCCTTCGCCGGGGTGCTGATGGCGGCGGTGGCACAAGGCGGCTCGGCCGACGACATCGCCCCCGGAGTCCAGTTCTTCGAAAAGCTCAATGACGTAGGCAACTTCCTGCCGCTGGATCCCACCCCGGCCACCATTGAATCGGGACAGACCCCGGTGGTGATCGACTGGAACTATCTCAACGGCACCGAGAGCCAGAAGGTACCCGGATGGCAGGTGATGGTCCCCCATGAGGCGCTGGTGGCCGGCTACTACTACCAGGCGATAAACAAGGATGCCCCGCATCCGGCGGCGGCGCGGCTGTGGCAGGAATTCCTGTTCAGCGACGAAGGCCAGAATTTGTACGCCAAGGGCGGGGTCCGTCCGGTGCGCGCCGACAAGATGATCCTGGCCGGCACCGCCGACCGGGCGGCGTTCGGCCAGTTGCCTCCCATCGACGGCCCGGTGACCGTCGCGACCCAGGCCCAAACCGACGTGGCCAACCGGTATCTGGCCGACAACTGGGCCAAGGCGATCGGCTGA
- a CDS encoding TIGR03668 family PPOX class F420-dependent oxidoreductase — translation MADLDAATRFAAAPTAVLATLRPDGAPHLVPVVFAVHRSAEGDTIYSAVDAKPKTTQRLRRLANIEGDSRVSLLVDHYTDEWSQLWWVRADGRATIHRGGDQMATGYALLRAKYPQYERIALNGPVITVEVTHWSSWQV, via the coding sequence ATGGCCGATCTCGATGCCGCCACGCGATTCGCCGCTGCACCCACTGCTGTCCTGGCGACACTGCGACCGGACGGCGCACCGCACCTGGTCCCGGTGGTCTTTGCCGTGCATCGTTCCGCCGAGGGCGACACCATCTACTCCGCTGTGGATGCCAAGCCCAAGACCACCCAGCGGCTACGCCGGCTGGCCAACATCGAGGGCGATTCCCGGGTCAGCCTGCTGGTCGACCACTACACCGACGAATGGTCGCAGCTGTGGTGGGTCCGCGCCGACGGACGGGCCACGATCCATCGGGGCGGCGACCAGATGGCCACCGGTTACGCGCTGTTGCGCGCGAAATATCCGCAGTACGAACGCATTGCACTGAACGGACCTGTGATCACCGTCGAGGTCACGCACTGGTCGTCCTGGCAGGTGTGA
- a CDS encoding WXG100 family type VII secretion target encodes MEVDPEVLRAFAGQVDIASGLIREADVGNKVATAADGLHGSTTQWAAQLVGSHVKQVAEKIAASVSNMGTAVRGAAGTYEVSDADLAGSFKGIF; translated from the coding sequence ATGGAGGTCGACCCCGAAGTCCTGCGGGCCTTTGCCGGTCAGGTGGACATCGCGTCGGGGCTGATCCGCGAGGCCGATGTCGGCAACAAGGTCGCCACCGCAGCAGACGGCTTGCACGGTTCGACCACCCAGTGGGCAGCACAACTTGTGGGCTCACACGTCAAACAGGTTGCCGAGAAGATCGCCGCCAGTGTCAGCAACATGGGAACCGCGGTGCGCGGCGCGGCCGGCACCTACGAGGTGAGCGACGCTGATCTGGCGGGCAGCTTCAAAGGAATCTTCTGA
- a CDS encoding elongation factor G-like protein EF-G2 — MADKTHSAGNGAVPTADSPAAIRNVVLVGPSGAGKTTLVEALLVAAGVLTRAGAVVDGTTVCDFDEAEIGQQRSVGLALAPLQHNGIKVNLIDTPGYADFVGELRAGLRAADCALFVIAANEDIDEPTKALWQECAAVGMPRAVVITKLDHARANYANALAGAQQAFGDKVAPLYFPAGEGVIGLLTRTYYCYSGGTRTTRPPDGAYDDEIAELRGSLIEGIIEESEDETLMERYLGGEDIDEAVLIADLEKAVARGSFFPVIPVCSGSGVGTLELLEIATRGFPSPPEHRLPEVFAASGASRKPMDCDPSGPLLAEVVKTTSDPYVGRVSLVRVFSGTIRPDATVHVSGHFSAFNGSAAPSGSQVHADSGSIAGHADHDEDERIGTLSFPLGKQQRPAPSVVAGDICAIGRLSRAETGDTLSDKADPLVLRPWTMPDPLLPIAVQPRAKTDEDKLSVGLQRLAAEDPTLRIEQNPETHQIVLWCMGEAHAGVVLDALSRRYGVSVDTVELRVPLRETLGGKAKGHGRHVKQSGGHGQYAVCDIEVEPLPEGTGFEFVDKVVGGSVPRQFIPSVEKGVRAQMEKGVGSEVGYPVVDIRVTLVDGKAHSVDSSDFAFQMAGGLALREAAAAAGVNLLEPIDDVTVQVPDDLVGSVMSDLAARRGRVLGTDKADEGRTVVRAEIPEVELTRYAIDLRSLSHGAGTFTRQFARYEPMPESAAARVRRSA; from the coding sequence ATGGCGGACAAGACTCATTCGGCCGGCAACGGGGCTGTTCCCACCGCGGACAGCCCCGCCGCCATTCGTAACGTGGTGCTCGTCGGCCCGTCCGGCGCGGGCAAGACCACGCTTGTGGAAGCGCTTCTGGTCGCCGCCGGTGTGCTGACACGTGCTGGCGCAGTGGTCGACGGCACGACGGTATGCGATTTCGACGAGGCGGAGATCGGCCAGCAACGCTCAGTCGGGCTGGCGCTGGCTCCGCTGCAGCACAACGGGATCAAGGTGAATTTGATCGACACTCCCGGTTACGCCGATTTCGTCGGTGAGTTACGCGCAGGGTTGCGTGCCGCCGATTGCGCGTTGTTCGTCATCGCCGCGAATGAGGACATCGACGAGCCGACGAAGGCGCTCTGGCAGGAATGCGCGGCGGTGGGGATGCCACGGGCGGTGGTGATCACCAAGCTCGATCACGCGCGGGCCAATTACGCCAATGCGCTGGCCGGCGCCCAGCAGGCCTTCGGAGACAAGGTGGCGCCGCTGTACTTCCCCGCGGGTGAGGGAGTCATCGGTCTGCTCACCCGCACCTACTACTGCTACAGCGGCGGCACCCGCACCACCCGGCCGCCTGACGGCGCATACGACGACGAGATCGCCGAGCTTCGCGGCTCTCTCATCGAGGGCATCATCGAGGAGTCCGAGGACGAGACGCTGATGGAGCGCTACCTCGGCGGCGAGGACATCGACGAGGCGGTGTTGATCGCCGATCTGGAGAAGGCCGTGGCCCGCGGCTCGTTCTTCCCCGTGATCCCGGTGTGCAGCGGATCTGGCGTCGGCACGCTGGAGCTCCTGGAGATCGCCACTCGCGGCTTTCCGTCACCGCCGGAACATCGGCTGCCTGAGGTGTTCGCCGCCAGCGGCGCTTCCCGCAAGCCGATGGACTGCGATCCCTCCGGGCCGCTGCTGGCCGAGGTGGTGAAGACGACGTCAGATCCCTACGTCGGCAGGGTCAGCTTGGTCCGGGTCTTCTCCGGCACCATCAGGCCCGACGCCACCGTGCATGTGTCGGGCCATTTTTCTGCGTTCAACGGTTCGGCGGCGCCGTCGGGGTCGCAGGTGCACGCCGACTCAGGCTCGATCGCCGGCCACGCCGACCACGACGAGGATGAGCGCATCGGCACTCTGTCCTTCCCGCTGGGCAAGCAGCAGCGCCCGGCCCCGTCGGTGGTGGCGGGCGACATCTGCGCCATCGGGCGGCTCAGCCGGGCCGAGACCGGAGACACGTTGAGCGACAAGGCCGATCCCCTGGTGCTGCGCCCATGGACGATGCCCGATCCGTTGCTACCGATAGCGGTTCAGCCGCGCGCCAAGACCGACGAGGACAAGCTCTCGGTCGGGTTGCAGCGGCTGGCCGCCGAAGATCCCACCCTGCGCATCGAGCAGAATCCTGAGACCCACCAGATCGTGCTGTGGTGCATGGGCGAGGCGCACGCCGGGGTGGTGCTCGATGCGCTGTCGCGACGCTACGGGGTGTCGGTGGACACCGTCGAGCTGCGGGTACCACTGCGAGAAACGCTCGGCGGCAAGGCGAAAGGACACGGCAGGCACGTCAAACAGTCCGGCGGGCACGGGCAGTATGCGGTCTGCGACATCGAGGTCGAGCCGCTGCCGGAGGGCACCGGTTTCGAGTTCGTGGACAAGGTCGTCGGTGGATCGGTACCGCGCCAGTTCATTCCGAGCGTCGAGAAAGGTGTGCGGGCCCAGATGGAGAAGGGGGTCGGTTCAGAGGTCGGGTATCCCGTCGTCGACATCCGGGTGACGCTGGTCGACGGCAAGGCGCACAGTGTCGACTCTTCGGACTTCGCGTTCCAGATGGCCGGGGGGCTGGCGTTGCGGGAAGCGGCGGCGGCAGCCGGCGTCAACCTGCTCGAGCCGATCGACGACGTGACCGTGCAGGTGCCCGACGACCTGGTGGGCTCGGTGATGAGCGATCTGGCGGCCCGGCGAGGCCGCGTGCTGGGCACCGACAAGGCCGACGAGGGTCGGACCGTCGTGAGAGCCGAGATCCCCGAGGTCGAACTGACCCGTTACGCGATCGACCTGCGGTCGCTCTCGCACGGCGCTGGGACGTTCACTCGCCAGTTCGCCCGCTACGAGCCCATGCCCGAGTCAGCCGCGGCCCGGGTGCGCCGCTCGGCGTAG
- a CDS encoding type VII secretion target, producing the protein MEVDPGILRAFASQVDISSGLIREADVGTKVSTAADGLAGSTTQWAAQLVGAHVKEVADKIATNVTSMGTAVHGAGNAYEVSDADLAGSFGKIF; encoded by the coding sequence ATGGAAGTTGATCCTGGCATACTTCGGGCCTTCGCCAGTCAGGTGGACATCTCATCCGGATTGATTCGCGAGGCTGATGTCGGGACCAAGGTCTCAACCGCCGCGGACGGTCTGGCCGGATCGACCACGCAGTGGGCGGCGCAACTCGTCGGCGCACACGTGAAAGAGGTTGCTGACAAGATTGCCACCAATGTCACCAGCATGGGTACCGCGGTACACGGTGCGGGCAACGCCTACGAGGTCAGCGACGCCGACTTGGCCGGTAGCTTCGGAAAAATCTTCTGA
- a CDS encoding carboxymuconolactone decarboxylase family protein codes for MLTPLPPEDWDDQAREALASTVPPERRRPDKVGNALATLVRHPVLAGAFLPFNTYLQKDSTLPERLRELVILRTAFHHGCVYEWGHHSAMARQAGLSEADIEAARSGSATDEFDQAVLDAVDELHAGSRISAAIWERLGQQLDDRQRMDLMFTFGGYSTLAYALNTFDVQLEDGAGSDEFYATMGS; via the coding sequence ATGTTGACGCCGTTGCCGCCCGAGGACTGGGACGATCAGGCACGCGAGGCGTTGGCTTCGACGGTGCCGCCCGAGCGTCGGCGTCCGGACAAGGTGGGCAACGCATTGGCGACGCTGGTGCGCCACCCGGTGCTGGCCGGGGCTTTTCTGCCCTTCAACACCTACTTACAGAAGGACTCCACATTGCCCGAGCGCCTCCGGGAGCTGGTGATCCTGCGTACCGCCTTCCATCACGGCTGCGTCTACGAGTGGGGTCATCACAGTGCGATGGCGCGGCAGGCCGGGCTGTCCGAAGCCGACATCGAGGCCGCCCGAAGCGGCTCTGCAACAGACGAATTCGATCAGGCCGTGTTGGATGCGGTCGATGAGCTGCACGCGGGATCCCGGATATCGGCTGCGATCTGGGAACGCCTGGGACAGCAACTCGACGACCGGCAGCGGATGGACCTGATGTTCACCTTCGGTGGCTACAGCACACTTGCCTACGCGCTGAACACCTTTGACGTCCAGCTCGAGGACGGCGCGGGCAGCGACGAGTTCTACGCCACGATGGGGAGCTGA
- a CDS encoding TetR/AcrR family transcriptional regulator, translating into MDTATAEPAGSSTTRGRLVEAAVRLFTRHGFAGTSLQMIADELGFTKAAIYYHFRTREQLLTAVLDPVLQQMQQIVEEAENLRGVHSRADRMVCGYAELAVRNRALVSVLGTDPSVNEALRTRPEWDDVIDRQMALLADVDPGPAGTVKAAMVFSGIAGGAGIASAGLTDEELYHHLTEAARRALGLRITRR; encoded by the coding sequence ATGGACACCGCCACGGCCGAACCGGCCGGCTCGAGCACCACCCGCGGCCGCCTCGTCGAGGCTGCGGTCCGGCTGTTCACCCGACACGGTTTCGCGGGCACGTCGCTGCAGATGATCGCCGACGAGCTGGGCTTCACCAAGGCGGCGATCTACTACCACTTCCGCACCCGCGAGCAGCTGCTGACGGCTGTGCTCGACCCGGTACTGCAGCAGATGCAGCAGATCGTCGAAGAAGCCGAGAACCTCCGCGGCGTACACAGCCGCGCTGATCGCATGGTGTGCGGCTACGCCGAACTGGCCGTCCGCAACCGGGCCCTGGTCTCGGTGCTGGGCACCGACCCGAGTGTCAATGAGGCCCTGCGCACCCGGCCCGAGTGGGACGACGTCATCGACCGTCAGATGGCCCTTCTGGCCGATGTCGATCCCGGCCCGGCCGGCACCGTCAAGGCCGCCATGGTGTTCTCCGGGATCGCCGGGGGCGCGGGCATCGCCTCGGCGGGACTCACTGATGAAGAGCTCTACCACCATCTGACCGAGGCGGCCCGCCGCGCGCTCGGCCTACGCATCACCCGGCGCTGA
- a CDS encoding SDR family NAD(P)-dependent oxidoreductase, with translation MTAKTALVTGGASGIGKAIADRLAADGYQVATLDLNATGDAHSYAVDVTDRAQVDAVFKAVRDQLGPVTILVNSAGLSDFTPFTELTFERWQKVVDVNLNGVFHVVQAALPDMIAAGWGRIVNISSSSTHSGVPYMSDYVAAKSAVNGLTKSLALEFGPAGITVNAVPPGFIDTPMLRAAESRGELGDIQKTIDATPVRRIGRPEDIAATCSFLISEEAGYITGQVVGVNGGRNT, from the coding sequence ATGACAGCCAAGACTGCATTGGTCACCGGAGGTGCCTCCGGAATCGGCAAGGCGATCGCCGACCGGTTGGCCGCCGACGGATACCAGGTGGCCACCCTCGATCTCAACGCCACCGGCGACGCGCACTCCTACGCCGTCGACGTCACCGATCGGGCGCAGGTCGACGCGGTGTTCAAGGCGGTCCGCGACCAGTTGGGCCCCGTCACGATCCTGGTGAACTCGGCCGGTCTCAGCGATTTCACGCCGTTCACCGAGCTCACCTTCGAACGCTGGCAGAAGGTCGTCGACGTCAACCTCAACGGCGTCTTCCACGTCGTACAGGCCGCGCTGCCCGACATGATCGCCGCGGGCTGGGGCCGCATCGTCAACATCTCCTCGTCGAGCACGCATTCGGGCGTGCCCTACATGTCGGACTATGTGGCCGCCAAGTCCGCCGTCAACGGCCTGACCAAATCGCTGGCCCTGGAATTCGGCCCGGCCGGGATCACGGTGAATGCGGTCCCGCCAGGTTTCATCGACACGCCGATGCTGCGTGCCGCCGAATCCCGGGGCGAGCTGGGCGACATCCAGAAGACCATCGACGCCACCCCGGTGCGGCGGATTGGGCGCCCGGAGGACATCGCAGCAACGTGTTCGTTCCTCATCTCGGAGGAGGCGGGCTACATCACCGGTCAGGTCGTCGGCGTGAACGGCGGCAGAAATACCTGA